ATCGTAGCCAGCCGGTGCGCCACTATGATCGCGGTCCGGCCCTTCAGCAGTTCCTCCAGACCCTCCTGGATCAGATGCTCGGTGTGCGGGTCGACCGACGACGTAGCTTCGTCGAGAATCAGTATCTCCGGGTCGCGCACCAGTGCGCGGGCAAATGCCAGGAGCTGCCGCTCGCCCAGCGAGAAGTTGGCACCGCCCTCAGTCAGCACCGTGTCATAGCCCTGCGGGAACCTGCCAATTGCATCGTGAATCCGCGCCCGCTTCGCCGCCTCGATCACCTGCTCGCGCGGGATGGTGTCGTCGAACAGCCGCAGGTTGTCGAGTACCGAACCCGGGAACATCACAACTTCCTGGGGAACGAAGCCGACTGCCGAACGAAGCCTGTGCTTGTCCATCGTGGCCAGGTCCTCGGAGTCACAGTGTAGCCGGCCGGCCTGGGCCAGGTAGAACTTCATCAGCAGGTTTACTATCGACGTCTTGCCCCCACCGGTCTCGCCCACCAGTGCGACCTTCTCCCCTCTGCGCACGACCATGCTCACGTCTCTCAGCACGAAGTTCTGGCCATCGTACGCGAAGTCGACGTTCTCGCAGGTGATCGCCTCTTTCAGTCGGAACGGCCCTGCGGCCGCAATGCCGGCCGGCTCCGGCGCCAGATCAAGGACCTGGAACGTCCGCTCGGCCGAAGCGAATGCCCGCTGCATCACGTTTATCTGGTCGGAGATGGCCCGCAGCGGTCCGAACAGCCGCGTGATATAGGACACGAACAGGAACAGCGTACCGATGGTAAGCTGACCATTGAGCGCCCAGGCTCCGCCGAATCCCAGCACCAACCCCATTCCCAGCACGTCGCCGAAGTCCACGAGCATCCAGACCGCGTGCCACAGGATTGTCGCCTTCAGCTCGTTCTTGTACTTCAGACGGTTCAGGTCGTCCATCCGCTGGGCGAAGCGCCGCTGCTGGCAGAAAACCTGGATCACCGGCAGACCCTTGAGTGCCTCGCTCACGAGGTTGTTCGTCTCGGCCACGGTGCGGCGAACCTGGATGTACACCGGCCGCACCTTTTTTTGGAACACCCAGAATGCCACCACGAACGGCGGCAGCAGCACCAGCACCAGGAGGAACAACCGCAGGCTGGCTACACCCATGATTATGCCCATGCCGATGAGCATCAGCGCGCTCTGCAGGAGCACCACTGACGTCCGCGTGAAGAGCATCTTCATGGCCTCTGTGTCACTCTCGACTCGGGAGATCAGCTTGCCGGCCGGGGTCTTGTCGAAGAAGGACATCGGCAGGTCCAGAACGTGACGGAACAACGCCTGCTTGAGGTCGGCCGCACCACGCTCACCGACCACGGCAAGCCAGACCTGCTGGTAGTAGCCCACCACCAACAGCACGAGCTGGATGCCGAGGTAGATGAGCGAGGTAACGGCCAGGCCGCGCAGATCACTACGGCCGATATTGACGTCAATCGCCCGCTTAAGGAGCACCGGCCCCAGCAGCCCGAGCCCGGTCGAAACCAGGAGTAGCGCTCCGGCCGCTACTACTCGGCCGAGATACGGCCGGAAGAACGGCCAAAGCCGCCGGATGTAGGTCCCGGCCTTGCCGGTCGGCTTGGTCTCTTCAAGTTCAAGGTCACCGTGCCAATGCATGGAGGCGTATTATTGCGTACAAACCGGTGTGTGTAAAGGTCGGACGCGCAACGCTCCGAACCTGTTGCAGAGTTTGACGCCCGGCGCGGCCTCGCGCCGAGGCCACGGTTGCGTCTCGCGAAGCACCCCACGTTGTTCCTTACGAAGTAACGGCAGACGTATCGTTCGCTGGGTGTTCGCTTGCGTCGGCAGATGTGTCCGTAGCTGAATAGCGAGCTGTATCTCAAGCTGAATCTCGACCTGAATCCGTCGCTGTACCGCGCGTTGTTCGCGAAGTCGTACCTGTCGTTGTTCCAGCAGTTGTTTACGACGTTGTTCGGTTCGACGTACGAATCGAAGCTCGAGCAGTTGCAGGCTTCTTTGCATCCCAAGCTGTGTCGACCGATGCCACCCCCCAGGCAGTCTGTGGGCCGTCCACTCCCCGGCGGAATTGTGGTCGGAGAACGGTCTACCGCAACATGTAGATGACCGCCAGATGCCTTCCTTCCCCCTCTCCTCGCCGAGGAGAGGGTCGGGGTGAGGAAGCCTGCGGGCGCACGTCCTTGCCGGGACTGAACTTACGCGCGAGGCCGGCCACAGGTCGAGGCACTTGCGCTGGAACTTCCGCGTTCACCTCGGCGCTGAATGCCTCGTTCAATCAGAGACTCAGCGCGCCTTTCAGGGCCGGCCTCAACTCTCTGCTGAACGCGGCAGTCAGACCGTAACTCGCTGACGGGCTCGTCGCGCGGTTCGCTGCCGGGTTGTGCTCGGCAGTGGATTCCTGACTGACGGTGGTCCTGATTTCCCCGGTCTGGTCGCCGTTGACGGCCGCGCTGAGCCGGCAGATCATCGCGCAACCGACGGCCGGATTAAGTCCTTGATTGACGGCCACATTGATGGCCGCGATGTGTCCGGTCTTGAATCCCGAAGTCAATCCGGGAATGACTCCCCCTCTGCCGGTCCGCGTTCAAGACTCAGCTCTGGGTCGCGGGGTCGTTCCCTGTGAGGCTCAAATGACGTTTCCGTGACTTGCGCTTCCGTCGGCAGATAGCATATCGGGTGTTGCGTTTGAGGGCTCTCGGCTCTCTCACACCAGTGAAGGTCAGTAATCCGGCCCATGGCCGGAAAGGAGAATCACCATGTCCGACGTACTAATCAGAGCATAAAATGTTTGACATGGGAGTCGGTTTGGTGTATACTGTGAGTAATGAGAGAAGACGATACTCGGCGTCTATCGCCGGCGGCTTTGGATGTGCTGCGTGTGCGGGTGATGAAA
The DNA window shown above is from candidate division WOR-3 bacterium and carries:
- a CDS encoding ABC transporter ATP-binding protein; translation: MHWHGDLELEETKPTGKAGTYIRRLWPFFRPYLGRVVAAGALLLVSTGLGLLGPVLLKRAIDVNIGRSDLRGLAVTSLIYLGIQLVLLVVGYYQQVWLAVVGERGAADLKQALFRHVLDLPMSFFDKTPAGKLISRVESDTEAMKMLFTRTSVVLLQSALMLIGMGIIMGVASLRLFLLVLVLLPPFVVAFWVFQKKVRPVYIQVRRTVAETNNLVSEALKGLPVIQVFCQQRRFAQRMDDLNRLKYKNELKATILWHAVWMLVDFGDVLGMGLVLGFGGAWALNGQLTIGTLFLFVSYITRLFGPLRAISDQINVMQRAFASAERTFQVLDLAPEPAGIAAAGPFRLKEAITCENVDFAYDGQNFVLRDVSMVVRRGEKVALVGETGGGKTSIVNLLMKFYLAQAGRLHCDSEDLATMDKHRLRSAVGFVPQEVVMFPGSVLDNLRLFDDTIPREQVIEAAKRARIHDAIGRFPQGYDTVLTEGGANFSLGERQLLAFARALVRDPEILILDEATSSVDPHTEHLIQEGLEELLKGRTAIIVAHRLATIRMADRVLVVHKGHIAEQGTHEELLTREGIYSRLYRLQYVGEAA